The stretch of DNA aaaaggaaaatatatcaagaaataaaattcctttcaatctccccctttttgtctttctggacaaaacaacCCAAAAATGGTCATATGGCTCAACTCCCCCCGAGTTAGCAAATCAGTGACTCAGCCAACTTTAGTTAACTCCCCCTGACTTCTACCGTTTAGCCTCCCCTGAAAACAAACCCAGTTAAATGTTGTATGTTAGATGTTGCAACATTCAGATCATAACATCGAAACAGTTCATTAATCAGGAGAACCTAAGATCAGATAAACACATTAATCAGGAGAAACTTAAGATCAGATAAAAACAACTAAAGTACCGAAACCAAAATCTCATGAAACCAAAATCTCATTGGCCTTCATTACTGCcagcatcatcatcatcagccaTTTTTGCTCCACTGGTACCAGCAGTATCTAAATCTCCCAttttttgtccagaatggacACCAACATCCAGCAGAAGCTCATAATTAGCCACTTGATTTTCATAATGTTCAATGGTCTTCTTGGCATTTTCAATCTGTTGTCGACCATAGGCAATCTGAGCTTGAATGTAGGAGATAGACAATGTTACATAACCAGTAGGAGGGACCTCTGTAGGTGGCGATTCAGCAGTCTCAGGCACAGGTTCATATGTTGTATGATCAGTGTTGCCAACATCAGGAGCAACACTAGAATTCAGGCAAGGCAGATCGATCTTTCTGTTGCCTTTGAGATAAGCAGGAGAAATCTTGAGAGAGTCTCCTACAGGACAGTGATCTTCATCAATATCCCTAATGAAACCTTGAGATTCCAAGATTCCATAAATCAGTTAAGGGTAAGGCAGCTTGGTTTTCTTGAAGTCTCCTTCAGCATATTGCAATGCTGTCTTGAGCACCAGTTTTCCAAAGTTAAAGGCCCTTCCAGTACCAATAGCAAACAACACCAGGTCCTGAGATCTAGTCACAGTAGTAGAATTGGTTGACGGTGTCCAATTCCAAATTGAGGTCTTGTGTTGTACAGAGAAAAAAGAAGTGAGATTGGCAGCACTCAACTTCTTGGGATGGTCAGGGAACACTTTGATCAGGCCTCCAGTGAGCACAGAGGTTACAGCATTGATGTCCAGATTGTCTTCAACGTCCTCAACATCAAGAGTGTTGTAGAATGCATTGATCACCGAAGGTGAGAATTTGTAGATACGATCAAGAACAAACACTCTCCCATACTTCACCGAGTCCTCATCTCCAACACTGCCCAGGAGATTGCAGTAGAATTCCAACACCACACGGCGGCATTAGGGCATTACAGTAGTGACAGTGGAGAGCAACCTTCGATTTTAAATCATAGTCAGCAGAGTCAATGTTGTGCTCGGTGTTGGCAACATCCACCTAAACACCGGCAGCAGTAGCAGCAACATCTTCAGAAGACTCCCTTTCTTCAGACCCAATATCTCCAGATTCAGCATCATCTTGTTCCtcatattcaaaatcagacacAGAAGATAAAGAGGAAACATCGGAAGCTCCAGGCCGGTTTTGCTCAAATTCCCTCATCATTTCTGAATCAGGTTCATCATCCTTAGAACTTTGTTTCTTGGCAGccttttcttctttaatttgaCCAAGAAACTCGGCTAGAGATTGTTCATCTTTTTCAGGCTCATAAGGAAATCTTTTTTTTGCAACTTTTTGTGGATCTGTGACGGGGTTTTGCTTTTGAACATCAGAAATAGAACCGGGTTCTTTTACAGCAACAGTTGGTTTGGGGCGAGCCACCaactcaaaatcatcatcatcGGAGTCGTCTCCATATGAgaaatcagggtccagaagatttGAGGAGATAGATGCCTGTAGTTTCTTGATTGGAACAAAGTCAGGATCGAACCCTACTTGTCTCTTTGACCTTTGGCGCATAGGAGCAGGGGAAAAGCTTTATTCAGGGCTTCAAAGTCCGGTGGATTCTCAACGTTGATCTCGTTCCCAGGTTCACCAGGGGCGATTATTTCCAGCGGAGTTGGTTCTTCTAGCACACCCACAATTTCCATCCCCTCAACATTGCCTTCGGCTGTGGGTGTTGTGTCAGGTGACATTCCACGCATGCGTGCAGCCATTTCACTCCAAATGTCGTGAGGATCAAATCCAGCCATCTGCGAAATCAAGAACAAAAGAAGTAGAGTAGTTCGAAGAACACAGAGACTCGCGAATCACAGAGATAGTTTGCGCAgacaaaaaaaaatgaacaGTGATGGCAGGAGAAATTTTGGAATGGGAGGGAAAATAAGAACCAGTAACATTATTCCTCATCCATTCCTAATTATTTAAGAACAACACTCCAACGGTAACATTCTTTAGAGTCGTAACTTCAGCATCTTTCCAAACCAGTTTTTACTCTCACCCAACGGAAACTTTCTGAAACAGTGTActtcattattaaaaaaaacgatCAGGATGAAACACCACGTCAAATTAACCCCACAAACAGTTAGAAATCAAGGAATTTCAAAATTATGTTGGTTAGGGTTTTATTTgcatttcatgaattaaaaacTGATAACCCACTGGACTTGATGAATTTACATAACATCAGAATGAATGACTTAAATTTATGcctaaaatatgataaaaaatgaaatacaCAAGCATGTGATCAAACTGTGATATGTCTTTACGtgggtgttggcaacacctccTGGCAACACTCACAAATTGGACTAAAACTTTTTTGAACATTTTTAATTCAGACATGGTTGCTCCcactctagaagaacggtcttcattggactcctctaggtagctttttccatctgtattttgacttagaagtggtagctcccactctagaagaacggtcttcattggactcctctaggtagctttttctattttcttcaaaacatttttgttctatttttctctttttttctatttttcacctTATTGCTCAGGATTTTTCCAAGTCATTTTCCACATTGGACAAGATCATGTGATACACGAACACCCTTAACTGCTTAATGACTTAGATTGAGCATACTCAACACTTCAGAGAATTTTGTTAGAAAGTTTGATTCTCAACTGAGAGCACACCATTCAGTATCTTTCACTTGTACAGGCTTCACACAAAACAGGATGAATGCAATATGTCTAGcatcctaaaaataaaattcacatGCATGCTGAGTGTTGTCCtcaggtgttgtaacacccaggACAACATCTGTGAGTGATCATTATGCACACAAGCTGAGAGACTTCCtaagattggaaaatctctcaaaattcaatggttttgtaaaaatatcagccagTTGGTTCTCAGTTCCAACAAATTCCATTCGAATTGTACCcttttcaaccaaatctcgaataaaatgatgtcttatgtcaatgtgtttcgttcgagagtgttgtactggattttttgaaatatcaattgcacTTGAATTGTCACAGTATACAATTAAGGTGTCACTGTTGAAACCATAGTTTTTAATCATTTGTTTCATCCACAAAAGTTGTGAGCAGCAGCTAGCAGCTGCAACatattcagattcagcagtggacAGAGATACACAATTTTGCTTTCTACTATACCATGACACCAAATTGTTACCAAGATAAAAACATCCACCAGTGGTACTCTTCCTATCATCTAGATTTACAGCCCAGTCAGCATCACTAAAACCCACTAAATTGGTGTTTATTTCTTTGGTGTACCACAAACCTAAGTCAATTGTCCAAACTatatatctcaaaattctttTGACAGCTTTTAAGTGAGTGACTTTAGGGTCAGCCCGGTACCTGGCACATAAAcatacactaaacatgatgTCGGGATGACTTGCACTCAAGTAAAGAAGACTGCCTATGATGCTGCGATACTGGTTGTTGTCAACACCTGCGGCAACATCGTATTTAGACAATTTTTCACTCGACCCCATTGGAGTTTTCATGTGTTTAGTGTTCTCGGCAGAAAATTTCTTTACCAAATTCTTAgcatacttggattgacatagaaaaataccatcatgcatttgtttaatttgcaATCCAAGGAAGAAACTTAATTctcctaccatgctcatttcaaatgtggtagacatgcatttaacaaaatcatccacaTGCTTTTGCGAAGAAGCGACAACAATGATCTCATCCACATAAATTTgacacacaagaatatcatgcttcgacttttgaataaaaagagttttatcaacctcacctcgtttgaagcctaAGTCAAGAAGATATTCAGTAAGCCTACCATAACATGctcgtggagcttgtttaagtccATAAAGTGCCTTCTTCAGCTTGTAGACATGGTCCGGGTGGTGTGGATCTTCAAATCTTTTAGGTTGGCTTACATAAGCTTCCTCATTCAAAATACCGTTCAAGaaggcacttttcacatccatttgatatagtTTTATGTCCATGTGACAAGCAATAGCAAGTAAAAGTCGGACTGATTCAATTCGGGCAACAGGGGCAAATGTCTCATCAAAATCAATCCCTTCAATTTGTGTATACCTTTGAGCAACTAGccttgctttatttctcacaacaattccatattcatcagttttatttttaaaaatccatttggTTCCAATAACATTCACATTATCAGGTCTAGGAACCAAATCCACACATCATTCCTAACAAATTGTTCCAGTTTCTCATGCATCGCATTGacccaaaattcatcttttaaggcttcatttatatttttgggttcaatgagtgaaacaaaacaagaatggCTTACTTGAGAGTACACGGAAGTCATGCATACTAGACCCGTCATTTTTCGATAATCTAccttctcctttcttctagTTTGCATTCCTTCAAATGCTTCTCCAATGATCtgagatgatggatgatttttctgaatcttacTGGGAATATCAATCCCTTCATTGGTTacatcatcatcattttcagCATTCTCTCCTGGTTCATCATTTGATTCTGCCAGTGCAGGTGTTGTCTCAGGTGTTACAACACCGGGTACAACATCTGTGTTAGGCAGTGTCTCACTTATGTTCAGTAGCCCATCAACATTATCCTCGATTGTTTTTTCCATTAGATCTGCAAGATCATCAAAAACGACGTTAATAGATTCCATAGTCGTTCTTGTTCTAAGATTATACATGCGATATACACGACTATTGGATGAATAACCAAGGAATAAACACTTGTCACTTTTAGAGTCCAACTTTGCAAGATGATCTCGGtcatttaaaatataacatACACACCCAAAAGCATGAAAGTACTTTAGGTTTGGCCTATTTCCCATGATAATGTCATAGGATGTCATAGTAGAACCACTCCTTAAGTACACacgatttgaaatatgacatgtTGTGTTTAAGGCTTCGGCCCAAAATCGTTTTGAAATATTCTTTGAACTCAACATGACCCTAGCCATTTCTTGCAATGTTCTGTTCTTCCTTTCGGCTATTCAattttgttgaggagtcttAGGGGCAGAGAATTCATGAGTTATCCCCCTCTTTTCACAGAATGATGTAAAGTATGAATTTTCAAATTCCTTACCATGGTCGGTCCTTATTTTACCAACCCTCAAATCATGTATATTAGTAATCTTAGCATGTAATTTCTTAAAAACAGCAAATGTGTCGGATTTTTTCCTAAGAAAACTTACCCATGTAAAACGAGAGAAATCATCCACACAAACacatgaatacttcttacctccaaggctttccacttccattggacccataagatccatgtgcaagagttcaagacaccgtgttgtcccaaagtgttgcaacacttgatGGGGAACACGTGTCTGCTTACCCTTTTGACATGCACCAAGAACATAAGGAGTTCCATAGGATAAattaggcatacctctcacAACATCGTACTTACCAAGGTTCTTTAATGTCTTGAAGTTCTGCATGACCCAATTTTTGATGCCACAAGTTTAATTCACTCACATTTGAATGATTGCACACAAGGTCCTCTCCAAGTTGATAACAGTTGTCAGCAGACCTTGTACCTGTCAAAATACAAGTATCAGTATTATCAAAAACTTCACAATTGtctttatcaaacttaacatgtaaaccatcatcacaaagttgacttatgcttattaagtttgagttaagtCCCTCGACATAAAGCACATTGTGTAGATTAGGCAATCCATCAACATTCAAGGTCCCTTTGCTAGCTATTCTTCCTTTAGCACCTCCACCATATGTCACATGACCATTCCTCAGTTCAACATAGTCAATCAAATGGTCTTTAGAACCTGTCATATGGCGTGAACACCCACTGTCAAAGTACCATATCCATGCAATGTTAGTTTTTAATGAAGTATAGATAACAGAACATTGAATATTAGCCTTTGTCACCCAAACCCTTTTACCGATGGTTTCTTATTGGCAGTGTTGCGCCGGGTGTTGTACAATACCTGAGGCAACACCTGTTCAGATTCCCATCTCTTGTAGTCATCTCTCAGTTTAAAACAGTAGGGTTTGATATGTCCAGGTCTAAAACAGTAGTGGCAGATAAAGTGGTGTTTCCTAGACTTGGACTTCTTGGTAGATATTTGCCTTTTAGATGAAGCATTTTTTCCAGTGTATGTAGCATTCGAGATTTCAGCACTTTCTTTGACAAAGACAGTTGGTTTTCTTTCAGTATTGGAAGATTCTCCAATTTCAAACAGGTTATTCATATAACCAAGTCCAGCTTTGTCATTCTTTCCAATCATCAAGAGTGAATCAAGTTTGGATGAACTTGAATTAAGCTTAGCAAGAATTTGAGTTGCTTCTTCAAGCTCCTCCTTGACTTTGTATAACCAGATCTTTCTTGCTTAAGATCACTTCAAGTCGTGATACTTATGACTTCAGCTCAGTGTTTTCTTTGGAGAGAATTGCATTCACTTTATTTCTTTTGATCCAGTCTTCATTTAATTCTTCATACATTGTCTGCACACTTTCCAGAGTGACTTCATCATCATCTACTTCTTGGGTTTCAGACTGACTTGATTCACCATTGGTTGTAGAATTGAGACACACTGAATTTGAAGAGATGTTACGACCAGGTATTGCAACACTTGTGGCAACACCCAGAGGATTGATTTGCATTAAGCATTTTTCCTTGACCACAGCAGACAACGATGTGTGATTTTTAGATTCATTTGATCCTTGATCATCATCAGACTCTTCATCACTCAAAGTGACATCCATGCCTTTGCTTCTCTGAAGTCGATTGGCACACTCATTGGCATAGTGTCCAAATCCAGAACACTCTCTACATTGCACTGAATCCAGATTTCTGACATTTGATTGGATTTGCAATTCATTCTTTGGTCGAAATTGTCCTTTCATAGGAGTAAACTTTTGAACTTTTGCAGAAGTAGTGATGTTGGGCAGCACAGATTTTTGTccaattttcttcttctctcTCATTTTCTTCAAGTAATCATCAAATTTCTCAGTAATTAGAGAGATAGAATCTTCACCTAAATCAGACTCATTCACCTCTTCAGATATTTGAAGGATTTCATCATAAGAGTCGGTAGAAACCTCAAGGGCTATTGTcttccctttatccttcttTTGTAAATCAAGATTCATCTCAAAAGTTCTGAGAGAACTCATTAATTCATCCAGATTGATTTTTTAAGTGTCTTTAGATTCTTCAATTGCACAAACTTTGACATTAAATCTCTCAGGAAGAGATCTTAAAACTTTGTTCACCAATCTTTCATTGGGCATGGGATCTCCAAGACTATGAGCTTCATTAGAAAGTTGTCTCAAACGGCTATAATACTCAAGAATAGACTCCTTGTCCTCCATTCTCaagctttcaaattttgatgCCACCGTCCTTAGCCTAGTTTTGTGCACACTCTCGGATCCTTCACAATGTTTCTGAAGTATATCCCAAGCTTCTTTGGCACAGACACAATTGGTGATTAAATTAAACATCCTTGTGTCAACAGACGAAAATATAGCATTGAGAGCCATGgaattaaaatttgaagtttGCACTTCATCTATTGTCCATGTACTTTCAGGTTTGAGCCGAGTGTCTCCATCAGCATCCTCGATCTTTGGTGGGCTCCAACCATCAAGTACATGTTGCCAAGCTCTTTCTTCAATGGATTTTATAAAGACCCTCATCTTTACTTTCCACAATGCATAGTTTGATCCATCCAACACGGAAGGTCTAAAAACAGTGTTAGTTGATGcatccataattttttttttttacctgaGAAAATAAAACAGGATCTCACTTAGTAGCGTCAAGtggaggctctgataccaattgaaagttcCGTTCCCACAGTGGGAGTGTGATGAGGGTGAGTGTTGTGTGTATCAGAATGTAGGTGTTGTgcgtaggtgttgtaacacccacgacaacatgcagcggaaattttaatttaacaCATTAACACGCAACTGGAATGATAACAATACGAGAGACGAGATATAAATTATACACAAGtataaaatacttgtgcggtacCTCAGGgaaaaataattcactagaaaaacttgtaagtttacaaaaaccaatactagtgaaagaataaaacaactcccttattaaggcgagtaacaaattgctTCCTAAAGCTCTAGCAAACCGTATAACCAAAATACATAGGATGCATCAACTGAGAAGTGAAAAGTCTTCAAAAATCAATGCACTAATCAAAACagtgattaggtgttgtcttcAGATGTTGTCAGCACTTCACAGCAACACTTTATCAACGACGCGAGATTGCTTCAATCAAACAAACTCTCATCGTACGAATTCGTCTCTCCAAAAGTTTTTATCTCTGTATCTTCTTCTCCTATTTATACTGCcttctcttcttagtcctattaAACAtggaaactagggcgaatgaactccttgtcgagaagttcctgtatctgcttcttaagctctgccatctctgtcggtgcagGTTGGTACGGCGCTTTCGAGATCggaaccgtacctggcataagctcgataGAAAACTCCACTTCTCTCTCAGgcggcataccagagacgtcctcaggaaaaactTCTAAGAAGTCTCTAAAAATCGGAACATCTGTGGCTAACTGACTGGGTGCCTCAGGGACAGATATAAAAGTGGCtaaaaatgcccgacaccctttatgcatgagcttcctagcctggacacaaggaataatgcgcggtaaaggaaagtacctgtccgactcgaataagaactgagtcattccaggcggtcggactagaactgatctccgctggaagtcaatcaaaactctaTTTCGCAATAGCCAAtccatgttagagtaggtgcccgtcgagccaagtgttggccgagtgttcacaatgaaactctatgtataagcaatctttattttaataatatttgaaattattattttggcaaatctttatctgtacacccatgctagttgcatagataaagcccttgaatatacaaatagtagaaagaatatgagatgctcatatgatgagtatcatgaaactcatatttgtaatactgtatattctaaacggttcctagtcgattcagccgccactaagaagcatataggccgctcgagttagagactagtatctgcgatgtgagtaccatgtttcattggtaggggacattgtgatgtctgaacatgcagataggtgctccttgtagagtgcactgaacaacactccataaaaggactttccaagtggttctcacttatcgagtggaaacgtcctagtttatggttgtacaccattagtccttatgacccgggacaacattgagactctatgtgctagcatttcactttgacttgtttaccgactcttatggggtcatcaggtggcaaggttgggtgttctatcgaaacacataggagtcgatgtattgtagtcggggattcaccgcttaccttcgggtatggatatcctatgtgttatcatgtgtatgtaggttgaaatctttggccagagtatggttgtaattatgaaaagggtttcatagattacaccatcgatgcaactacaacatgacacatagtatcgattcatggacaactctcgataaaccaatggttgtcgaatcgatcgggatatatgagttgaagggaccgtactgtacgctaaccataattgaatggttcttgcaggcactatcatttgatacctagggaatcatgtaagcgatgctgctaggcgtttaacatgattggttgggtactatcagacttgagttctgaagttcttattatcaaggagttgataagtaagaatggagcaattggggtatgctcgtataaggacatgtttagtccaaatcacatggagatgtgaacccacagctagttgtatcaatgaaccattgagggtcacacaagtgttaacattctagatcccgttgaggagtaaaatagttcaatgtgttgaacggcttataaaggagtttataagcgtaaggaaaattagaagtatgacttctataaaagagagaaaaatagttcaatgtgttgaacgacttataaatgggtttataagtgtaaagaaaaatagaagtatgacttctatgagagaaatgtaaattttgatttatggaagtgttcctaaattaaaatttggccaagagaataatgtaattgaaaattgtgattttcataaacattattatggactaaattaaattaattcaagtgttgaattaattaaacactagtggaccttgtagagtccaaataattaaattaattcaagtgttgaattaattaaatcatattgagtcttgtagagctcaatttaaataattatttaactagtgggacttgggcaaattcaagtaatgtttaattagtctgaaatatgtttgagataattaaatttagtccatggtttttattttgataaaaaaaaccatataatatgcatgcataggaggtgaaaagttgggagactactttttgagttttcaaggcatggcatgcaactttttctcccaacttttcccacaaccaagacaagactctcctccctcattcttacatgcacttggccgaaacttcaacatttttctctccatttttcttctctcatttttctttcttcaatggttgaagaaacactctcttctcaaatgaaaaatgctctaatttttctagtgcaaaattagagtggatttagcttgttggtggttgacctaatttgaaggaaagatttcaagaacaaggaaagcttgtagagggtcttgccattgaagagctaaggtgtttacaccttggttggagccatacatcaatccttgtgattgataggtacatttcttaacacactatgaatgtcattttgtgttttattgtatttgttgcacaaaataaTGTGGTGGCCGAAAAATACATGTAAAAAATtctatttttaaacttccgttgcgcttccggtcaccgtaaccgatcctctttcaagtggtatccgagctatggttacgattttgtgtagcaactacaagatattatattgagattgatttctaaccgcatgagtgtaaattttgcaacgaattcaaggccggattggggcgggttttgggcagcaagttgctgcccatttcgggcagctcgggctgcccgtggggctgcccgtttcgggcagcaagggcagcccgaggggctgcccgaacagcccctacactttaataaaaaaaaaattttgttgccggaatccggcgacggcgatgacggctagggtttccaaaagtgttttggaatatcaaagtgtcatgggccttgagttgttgggccattggatggctaacatgtttgtgaatttttaatgggccaaaatatttttggtgaaaaatgagttttttgggcccttaagtttaaaattacaaaagttgcaaattttttctcataaaataaataattgaagttggactttaattatttatagtaaattgtgatttataagaaattcggttataaataaattaatttgaaagtagacaaaggtgtttgtatactttgttaatttagtttataatcgtggcggttagtgattggatcaagatatataatattggatcaattaattattgtgataattaattgatggtatatgatatgtgatattatgcatgaaggatgatcaaaagcccaagcccaatttgctaggtgtatgctaggatattttgtgttgaatgattgtaataattatcaaatttaaagtgggcttggtttatggcccgttcccaccccatgagatgtatccctatttgtcatggatatttatttgtaaatattagtatagtggatgatcaagattggaagatggtggccatgatgattatgaagatcgaagacatgtaaatattggaagcttatgtaatagttgcatttgcatcccgtgcatttccctaggattggacctaggctcgtgtttagctcacacggtccattagtattggggcgattaaTCATccttatatatgcatgatatgttataaataatgagtatgtgcgttattattatgataataacaaagttgcatgaatccggcaaacatacgatcaaacatggcgagcttttaaaataaaattaatgatgagacctttcaaaattaaaaactctcattttgaataagattcaaaattaatatcaagcccgaaaaggggaattataaatttgtttataatttccttgtcttccatcgacaatgggtgcatgatgaacgctactcgtactcggggctcggctcatattattgagggggctctgggtgccggaaagctatgacatccattgacatagtgatgtgaactacgtggaactcccatgatttcggctcatattattgggggaactcatggcgaccgtccattaaggttcaacatcgatgggtaaggcttgacacgtaaagatgaacgacctcatattattgggtcctaatcaaacgtgagacaaaagtttacgtagagggttgcattgtgatgcaattggaaactgccttttaggaattgtgattggctgatattattcgggatcacaattcgctaattggaccttacgtacctactgaggaaaggagtttcccgttttcactagagggtagtgaaagatgtcaaaacagtgggagcaaatatttatgaagtaaaagtccaaacttcatatcttactaaatattttaaaatagtcatcaacatttatcttttttttacttttcagtacaaattgacaatgtcttcgattcgcaatccgatatccataatactcgacaaacacatattaactggacctaattacctcacttggctaagaaacctgaaaatcgtcttgaattcggaaagggtagcatatacactgaatgagtcgccccctgttgaggctccgactgactgcaatcctgaggaattgcaggcttacaaggaatggtgtgaccatgactttaTAGCCAgatgttatatgctgacttctatgaatgatgagctgcagagacGTTTTGAgcatgcaaagaatgctgctgacattcataagcacatcaaagagctctttggtgagcagactcggcctcttaggcatgctaccgtcaaggagctgatcactatgcacatgcgagatggggcctcggtccatgagcatggcttaaagatgatcgggctcgtggacaagctcgttggcatcgatctgatcttgccttcggagttgaccaccgacgtgttgctgttatcatt from Primulina eburnea isolate SZY01 chromosome 6, ASM2296580v1, whole genome shotgun sequence encodes:
- the LOC140835302 gene encoding uncharacterized protein; protein product: MDASTNTVFRPSVLDGSNYALWKVKMRVFIKSIEERAWQHVLDGWSPPKIEDADGDTRLKPESTWTIDEVQTSNFNSMALNAIFSSVDTRMFNLITNCVCAKEAWDILQKHCEGSESVHKTRLRTVASKFESLRMEDKESILEYYSRLRQLSNEAHSLGDPMPNERLVNKVLRSLPERFNVKVCAIEESKDT